From Saccopteryx leptura isolate mSacLep1 chromosome 3, mSacLep1_pri_phased_curated, whole genome shotgun sequence, one genomic window encodes:
- the GPN2 gene encoding GPN-loop GTPase 2 — protein MAGTAPTTAFGQAVIGPPGSGKTTYCLGMSEFLRALGRRVAVVNLDPANEGLPYECAVDVSELVGLGDVMDALRLGPNGGLLYCMEYLEANLDWLRAKLAPLRGHYFLFDCPGQVELCTHHGALRSIFSQMSQWDLRLTAVHLVDSHYCTDPAKFISVLCTSLATMLHVELPHVNLLSKMDLIEHYGKLAFNLDYYTEVLDLSYLLDHLASDPFFRHYRQLNEKLVQLIEDYSLVSFIPLNIQDKDSIQRVLQAVDKANGYCFGVQEQRSLEAMMSAAMGADFHFSSTLGIQEKYLAPSDQSVEQEAMKL, from the exons ATGGCGGGGACCGCTCCGACCACGGCCTTTGGGCAGGCGGTGATCGGCCCTCCGGGCTCGGGAAAGACCACGTACTGCCTGGGCATGAGCGAGTTTCTACGCGCGCTGGGCCGGCGTGTGGCGGTAGTGAACTTGGACCCGGCCAACGAGGGGCTGCCTTACGAGTGCGCGGTGGACGTGAGCGAGCTGGTGGGTTTGGGCGACGTGATGGACGCGCTGCGTCTGGGGCCTAACGGCGGCCTGCTGTATTGCATGGAGTACCTGGAGGCCAACCTGGACTGGCTGCGTGCCAAGCTTGCCCCCCTCCGCGGCCATTACTTCCTCTTCGACTGTCCAGGCCAAGTGGAACTCTGCACACACCACGGCGCTCTGCGCAGCATCTTCTCCCAGATGTCCCAGTGGGACCTCAGG CTGACTGCTGTCCACCTGGTGGATTCTCACTACTGCACAGACCCAGCCAAGTTCATTTCAGTACTGTGTACCTCCCTGGCTACCATGCTGCACGTAGAGCTACCTCATGTCAACCTCCTCTCCAAGATGGACCTCATTGAGCACTATGGGAAGCTAG CCTTCAACCTGGACTACTACACAGAGGTCCTGGACCTCTCATACCTTCTTGACCACTTGGCTTCTGACCCTTTCTTCCGCCACTACCGTCAGCTCAATGAGAAACTGGTGCAGCTCATTGAAGACTACAGCCTGGTCTCCTTCATTCCTCTCAATATTCAG GACAAGGATAGTATTCAGCGGGTCCTGCAGGCTGTGGATAAAGCCAATGGCTACTGCTTTGGGGTCCAAGAGCAGCGAAGCCTGGAGGCCATGATGTCTGCTGCAATGGGAGCTGACTTCCATTTCTCCTC